Proteins encoded together in one Desulfosporosinus meridiei DSM 13257 window:
- the rpsS gene encoding 30S ribosomal protein S19: MSRSLKKGPFVEARLLERVEAMNASGDKRVIKTWSRRSTIFPQMVGLTIAVHDGRKHVPIYVTEDMVGHKLGEFSPTRTYKGHAGSEKSSGLR, translated from the coding sequence ATGAGCAGATCTCTAAAAAAAGGACCTTTCGTCGAAGCTCGTTTACTTGAACGTGTAGAAGCAATGAACGCATCAGGTGACAAACGCGTTATTAAGACGTGGTCCAGACGCTCAACAATTTTCCCGCAAATGGTCGGACTCACCATTGCGGTTCACGATGGACGAAAACATGTTCCAATCTATGTTACAGAAGACATGGTTGGTCATAAACTAGGAGAGTTTTCGCCTACACGCACCTATAAGGGCCATGCTGGCAGTGAAAAATCCAGCGGCTTACGATAA